In Marinitoga sp. 1197, a single window of DNA contains:
- a CDS encoding sodium ion-translocating decarboxylase subunit beta: protein MDFSNFLAFFTNSGFAYFTWQHILMLFIGSILIYIAIVKHAEPLLLIPIGFGIILANIPPEVTGLLNPPTSNQVGGLLWYIQRGMFLGIYPPLIFLGIGALTDFSYLIADPRLIFLGAAAQVGIFGTFVVANLIGFNIKSAASIAIIGGADGPTSIYLASRFSPELLAVIAIAAYSYIALIPILQPPVSKLLTSKDERKIRMKKMRHVSRKEKIIFPIATTIVVALLVPKALSLVGLLMLGNLLKESGVTKRLAEAASRFILDSVTILLMLSVGSTARADLFLKPTSLKIFLLGAVAFIIAMTSGILFAKLMNLFSKNKINPLIGAAGVSAVPDSARVAQTVAQSEDPSNFILMHAMGPNVAGVIGSAVAAGVFLSILS from the coding sequence ATGGATTTTTCAAATTTTTTGGCTTTTTTTACAAATAGCGGATTTGCATACTTTACATGGCAACATATTCTTATGCTTTTTATAGGTTCTATCTTGATTTATATAGCAATAGTAAAACACGCTGAACCTTTACTTTTAATTCCAATAGGATTTGGAATAATACTTGCAAATATACCACCGGAAGTTACGGGTTTATTAAACCCTCCAACCTCGAATCAGGTAGGTGGATTATTGTGGTATATTCAACGTGGAATGTTTTTGGGTATATATCCTCCGTTAATATTTTTAGGGATAGGTGCATTGACTGATTTTTCATATTTAATAGCCGATCCGAGATTAATCTTTTTAGGTGCAGCAGCCCAGGTAGGTATTTTTGGCACATTTGTTGTAGCTAATTTAATAGGATTTAATATAAAAAGCGCAGCATCGATAGCTATTATTGGTGGTGCAGATGGTCCGACATCAATTTATCTGGCATCAAGATTTTCTCCTGAATTATTGGCAGTTATAGCAATAGCTGCTTACTCGTATATAGCGTTAATTCCTATTTTACAACCTCCAGTTTCTAAATTGCTAACCTCAAAAGATGAAAGAAAGATAAGAATGAAAAAAATGAGACATGTTAGCAGAAAAGAAAAAATAATATTTCCTATAGCAACAACCATAGTTGTAGCATTGCTCGTTCCAAAAGCTTTATCATTAGTTGGGTTATTAATGCTTGGAAATTTATTAAAAGAATCAGGTGTAACAAAAAGATTGGCAGAAGCAGCATCGAGATTTATCCTTGATTCAGTAACTATTTTATTAATGCTGTCAGTTGGTAGCACTGCAAGGGCAGATTTGTTCTTAAAACCTACAAGTTTAAAGATTTTCTTATTAGGAGCTGTTGCGTTTATTATTGCAATGACATCAGGGATTTTATTCGCAAAATTAATGAATCTATTTTCAAAAAATAAAATAAATCCTTTAATTGGTGCAGCTGGTGTATCTGCTGTTCCTGATTCAGCAAGGGTTGCACAAACAGTTGCTCAAAGCGAGGACCCAAGCAACTTTATATTAATGCATGCTATGGGGCCAAATGTGGCGGGAGTTATTGGTTCTGCTGTTGCAGCTGGTGTATTTCTATCAATACTTTCATAA
- a CDS encoding 4Fe-4S dicluster domain-containing protein, translating to MAKKSYKIEINYYFCKNCGICYSVCPTKALDSAELGKPIVSDAEKCIGCLMCERLCPDIAINVVENVKVVENNG from the coding sequence ATGGCTAAAAAAAGTTACAAAATAGAGATTAATTACTATTTCTGTAAAAACTGTGGTATATGTTACTCAGTATGTCCAACAAAAGCTTTAGATTCTGCTGAATTAGGTAAACCTATAGTTTCTGATGCAGAAAAGTGTATAGGATGTTTAATGTGTGAAAGATTATGTCCCGACATTGCAATAAACGTGGTTGAAAATGTAAAGGTGGTTGAGAACAATGGGTAA